One stretch of Micromonospora cremea DNA includes these proteins:
- a CDS encoding aspartate aminotransferase family protein, with protein MAHRELLHRHRSVLPKWLALYYEEPIEIASAHGRRVTDREGRTYLDFFGGILTNSIGYDVAEISDAVRSQLDTGVLHSSTLYLIESQVELAEKIAHLSGIPDAKVFFTNSGTEANETALMLATQHRRSGQVLALRNSYHGRAFATVAITGIRGWSASELSPITVSWVHGGYRYRSPFKDLSDADYVKACVADLREVIETATAGDVACMIVEPIQGVGGFASPPDGLFREFKKVLDEYGILLVSDEVQTGWGRTGEHFWGIQAHDVVPDAMTFAKGLGNGLAIGGVVARAELMDCLQANSISTFGGNPISTAGALATLNYLLDHDLQANAAKLGNRLIHGLRSLAATHPVVGDVRGKGLMLALEFVGPGGEPNPAAAAALLEEARSRGLLVGKGGLHGNVIRLAPPMTLTEDEADEALGILAEAIEAVSA; from the coding sequence ATGGCGCATCGGGAGTTGCTGCATCGACACCGGTCCGTGCTGCCGAAGTGGCTGGCCCTCTATTACGAGGAGCCGATTGAGATCGCCAGCGCGCACGGTCGCCGGGTGACCGATCGCGAGGGCCGCACGTACCTCGACTTCTTCGGCGGCATTCTCACCAACTCGATCGGCTACGACGTGGCCGAGATCAGCGACGCGGTCCGCTCGCAGCTCGACACCGGCGTGCTGCACTCCTCGACGCTGTACCTGATCGAGTCGCAGGTCGAGCTCGCCGAGAAGATCGCGCATCTGTCCGGGATCCCGGACGCGAAGGTGTTCTTCACGAACTCGGGTACGGAGGCCAACGAGACCGCGTTGATGCTCGCCACGCAGCACCGCCGCAGCGGGCAGGTGCTCGCGCTGCGCAACTCGTACCACGGGCGCGCGTTCGCCACCGTCGCGATCACCGGCATCCGCGGCTGGTCGGCCAGTGAGCTCAGCCCGATCACGGTGAGCTGGGTGCACGGTGGCTACCGGTACCGCAGCCCCTTCAAGGACCTGTCGGACGCCGATTACGTCAAGGCGTGCGTCGCCGACCTGCGCGAGGTGATCGAAACCGCGACCGCCGGCGACGTGGCGTGCATGATCGTCGAGCCGATCCAGGGCGTGGGCGGTTTCGCCTCCCCGCCCGACGGCCTGTTCCGCGAGTTCAAGAAGGTGCTCGACGAGTACGGCATTCTGCTCGTCTCCGACGAGGTCCAGACCGGTTGGGGCCGTACCGGCGAGCACTTCTGGGGCATCCAGGCGCACGACGTCGTGCCGGACGCGATGACCTTCGCCAAAGGACTCGGCAATGGTCTGGCGATCGGCGGTGTCGTCGCGCGCGCGGAACTCATGGACTGCCTGCAGGCCAACTCGATCTCCACCTTCGGTGGCAACCCGATCTCCACCGCGGGGGCCCTTGCCACCCTCAACTACCTCCTAGACCACGACCTGCAGGCGAACGCCGCAAAGCTGGGAAACCGCCTGATCCACGGCCTTCGCTCGCTCGCCGCGACGCATCCGGTGGTCGGCGACGTACGCGGCAAGGGTCTGATGCTCGCCCTCGAGTTCGTCGGCCCGGGCGGCGAACCCAATCCCGCGGCCGCAGCGGCGCTGCTGGAGGAAGCGCGCAGTCGCGGACTGCTGGTCGGCAAGGGCGGCCTGCACGGCAACGTGATCCGGCTGGCGCCGCCGATGACGCTTACCGAGGACGAGGCCGACGAGGCGCTGGGCATCCTCGCTGAGGCAATTGAGGCGGTGTCGGCATGA
- a CDS encoding PucR family transcriptional regulator, with protein sequence MYPTVAEAVALPVIRRGRPRVVAGSDGMQRPVRWVHAAEVADIAHLLRGGELVLTTGIALPDEETALTAYVDDLAAVGAAGLVVELVRRWSDHVPDALVAAAERHRLPLITLARETQFVSVTEAVVALIVDAQLAELRAAEQVHETFTALTVAGAEPAEVLREVARISGLPVVLETLGHDVLAYDTAGQDPIELLTDWGQRSRSVAVSQRTAYDEEAGWLITAVGAQGADWGRLVLLSPAPPPHRHVVVAERAASALAVHRLVARDRESLERQTHRMLLAQLLGQALPPADLSTRAAALGVALERRKLVGVAIRPGSITPRAPALATQEVLRDLAEATALAARRVSVPALVGVVDDTSVRALLSLPAQAEVDAILRRLAREVHRSAATAVVVAVGTTVSQVSDVRRSLGEAAHVAGAALRSPGTKVYHRLDDVRLRGLLHLLREDERVRAFAHRELGPLLARDDSQGSRLMELLRCFCEQGGNKSAAAGAAHLSRTAYYQQLSRIAQVLGVSLEDPESMLSLYVALLVHELDDA encoded by the coding sequence ATGTACCCGACGGTCGCAGAAGCGGTGGCGCTGCCGGTGATCCGGCGCGGTCGGCCACGCGTCGTCGCGGGGTCCGATGGCATGCAGCGGCCCGTCCGCTGGGTTCATGCGGCGGAGGTCGCCGACATCGCTCATCTGCTGCGCGGCGGCGAGCTCGTGCTGACCACCGGCATCGCGTTACCCGACGAGGAAACGGCACTGACGGCGTACGTGGACGACCTGGCCGCCGTCGGCGCGGCGGGGCTCGTGGTGGAGTTGGTCCGGCGCTGGAGCGATCACGTGCCGGACGCGCTGGTGGCGGCTGCGGAACGACACAGGCTTCCATTGATCACGCTGGCGCGCGAGACCCAGTTCGTGTCCGTCACGGAGGCGGTCGTGGCGTTGATCGTGGACGCGCAGCTCGCCGAGCTGCGGGCGGCCGAGCAGGTGCACGAGACGTTCACCGCGCTCACAGTCGCCGGGGCGGAGCCAGCCGAGGTGTTGCGCGAGGTCGCGAGGATCTCCGGGCTGCCGGTCGTCCTGGAGACGCTGGGGCACGACGTGCTCGCGTACGACACGGCCGGGCAGGACCCGATCGAGCTGCTGACCGACTGGGGGCAGCGATCCCGGTCCGTGGCGGTGTCCCAACGGACCGCCTACGACGAGGAAGCCGGCTGGCTGATCACCGCGGTCGGCGCGCAGGGCGCCGACTGGGGACGGCTGGTTCTGCTCTCGCCAGCCCCTCCCCCGCACCGTCACGTGGTGGTCGCGGAGCGCGCCGCGTCGGCACTGGCGGTGCACCGGCTCGTGGCACGGGATCGGGAAAGCCTGGAGCGGCAGACGCACCGAATGTTGCTCGCACAACTGCTCGGCCAGGCCCTGCCTCCTGCTGATCTGAGCACCCGGGCGGCCGCGCTGGGCGTTGCGCTGGAGCGGCGGAAACTGGTCGGGGTGGCGATCCGACCGGGGAGCATCACGCCGCGCGCCCCCGCACTGGCCACCCAGGAGGTGTTGCGGGACCTCGCAGAGGCCACCGCGTTGGCCGCGCGACGGGTGAGTGTGCCGGCGTTGGTGGGCGTCGTGGACGACACCAGCGTGCGCGCGTTGCTGTCGTTGCCAGCGCAGGCGGAGGTCGATGCGATCCTGCGGCGGTTGGCCAGAGAAGTTCACCGCTCGGCGGCCACTGCCGTGGTGGTCGCCGTCGGCACGACGGTGTCGCAGGTGTCCGATGTGCGGCGCAGTCTCGGCGAGGCCGCACACGTCGCCGGTGCCGCGCTACGCTCCCCCGGCACCAAGGTCTACCACCGGCTCGACGACGTGCGACTGCGTGGCCTGCTGCACCTGCTGCGCGAGGACGAGCGTGTCCGGGCCTTCGCTCACCGGGAGCTCGGACCCCTGTTGGCGCGCGATGACAGCCAGGGCAGCCGGCTCATGGAGCTGCTGCGCTGCTTCTGCGAGCAGGGCGGAAACAAGTCGGCGGCGGCCGGCGCCGCGCACCTGTCACGTACGGCCTACTACCAGCAGCTGTCACGGATCGCGCAGGTGCTCGGGGTGTCGCTGGAGGACCCGGAGTCGATGTTGTCGCTGTACGTGGCGCTGCTGGTGCACGAACTCGACGACGCGTGA
- a CDS encoding NCS1 family nucleobase:cation symporter-1, whose product MAVEPLPPTETTALEPGTQITHPDGRVELRDFSTIADSPYFNQELAPVPIEKRTWTTYNFAALWIGMAHNIPTYLLAAGLIQLGMNWVQAFLTITLGNLLVLIPMLLNSHAGTKYGIPFPVFARAFYGVRGANLPALLRAFIACGWFGIQTWIGGEAIYAIAGKLLGSWWVDAATVMDYPWTLWASFFLFWAIEMAIIWRGMDTLRRFENWAAPFVIVVAVALLIWVLVEAGGLGPILSQPSKLGWGADFWKLFAPSLMGMIAFWATLSLNIPDFTRFGGSQRQQAYGQILGLPTTMSFFAILSIMITSGTAVIYGEAIWDPIQLAAKFENPLVVALGLFTVVVATLSVNVAANTVSPAYDFSNAAPRLVSFRTGGLITGVLGILIQPWRLVQDPNIYIFVWLGFYGGLLGAVAGVLIAGYWIRYRTKLQLPALYRPEGRYWFSGGWNWPAIVATVVGAVLAVGGAYSAPGKGPFPSDGLIPFLKPLYDYSWVVGLIGGFLVYLALSMPRTAHAKGEK is encoded by the coding sequence ATGGCCGTTGAACCCCTGCCCCCCACCGAGACCACCGCGCTCGAGCCGGGCACACAGATCACCCATCCGGATGGCCGAGTCGAGCTGCGCGATTTCTCCACGATCGCCGACAGCCCGTACTTCAACCAAGAGCTCGCCCCGGTGCCCATCGAGAAACGCACCTGGACCACGTACAACTTCGCGGCGCTGTGGATCGGCATGGCGCACAACATCCCCACCTACCTGCTCGCCGCCGGGCTCATCCAGCTCGGCATGAACTGGGTGCAGGCGTTCCTCACCATCACGCTGGGCAATCTGCTCGTCCTGATCCCGATGCTGTTGAACAGCCACGCGGGCACGAAGTACGGGATCCCGTTCCCGGTCTTCGCCCGCGCCTTCTACGGAGTCCGCGGCGCGAACCTCCCGGCCCTGCTGCGCGCCTTCATCGCGTGCGGCTGGTTCGGCATCCAGACCTGGATCGGCGGCGAGGCGATCTACGCGATCGCCGGCAAGCTGCTCGGCTCCTGGTGGGTCGACGCGGCGACGGTGATGGACTACCCGTGGACGCTGTGGGCCTCGTTCTTCCTGTTCTGGGCGATCGAGATGGCGATCATCTGGCGGGGCATGGACACCCTGCGGCGCTTCGAGAACTGGGCCGCACCGTTCGTCATCGTGGTCGCCGTCGCCCTGCTGATCTGGGTGCTGGTCGAGGCCGGCGGGCTCGGCCCGATCCTGTCCCAGCCGTCGAAGCTGGGCTGGGGCGCCGACTTCTGGAAGCTGTTCGCGCCGTCACTGATGGGGATGATCGCCTTCTGGGCGACGCTGTCGCTGAACATCCCCGACTTCACCCGGTTCGGCGGCAGTCAGCGGCAGCAGGCGTACGGCCAGATCCTCGGCCTGCCGACCACGATGTCCTTCTTCGCCATCCTGTCGATCATGATCACCTCGGGCACGGCCGTGATCTACGGTGAGGCGATCTGGGACCCCATCCAACTCGCGGCCAAGTTCGAAAACCCGCTGGTGGTAGCGCTCGGCCTGTTCACCGTCGTGGTCGCCACGCTGTCGGTGAACGTCGCGGCGAACACGGTCAGCCCGGCGTACGACTTCTCCAACGCCGCGCCCCGCCTGGTGAGCTTCCGGACCGGGGGCCTGATCACCGGCGTGCTCGGCATCCTGATCCAGCCGTGGCGCCTGGTGCAGGACCCCAACATCTACATCTTCGTCTGGCTCGGGTTCTACGGCGGCCTGCTCGGCGCGGTCGCCGGCGTACTCATCGCCGGGTACTGGATCCGCTACCGCACCAAGCTCCAACTGCCGGCCCTCTACCGCCCCGAGGGCAGGTACTGGTTCTCCGGCGGGTGGAACTGGCCCGCCATCGTCGCCACCGTCGTCGGCGCGGTCCTCGCGGTGGGTGGCGCCTACTCCGCACCCGGCAAGGGGCCGTTCCCGTCCGACGGGCTCATCCCGTTCCTCAAGCCGCTCTACGACTACAGCTGGGTGGTCGGTCTGATCGGCGGGTTCCTCGTCTACCTGGCGCTGTCGATGCCGCGCACCGCGCACGCGAAGGGGGAAAAGTGA
- a CDS encoding nitrilase-related carbon-nitrogen hydrolase — MSNIIRAGLVQQKWTGDKESMIANAVEAIRSAASQGAQVVCLQELFYGPYFCQIQDADYYSYTEAIPDGPTTALMREVAEQHGVVLIVPMYEQEQPGVYYNTAAVIDADGTYLGKHRKNHIPQVKGFWEKFYFRPGNLGYPVFDTAVGRIGVYICYERHFPEGWRALGLAGAKIVFNPSATSRGLSEYLWRLEQPAAAVANEYYVGAINRVGVEPLGDNDFYGQSYFVDPRGQLVGDAASDSEAEVVVRDLDMDKLAEVRDLWAFYRDRRPDTYESLVKP; from the coding sequence GTGAGCAACATCATCCGAGCCGGGCTGGTGCAGCAGAAGTGGACCGGCGACAAGGAGTCGATGATCGCCAACGCGGTCGAGGCCATCCGCAGCGCCGCCTCGCAGGGGGCACAGGTGGTCTGCCTGCAGGAGTTGTTCTACGGCCCGTACTTCTGCCAGATCCAGGACGCGGACTACTACTCGTACACCGAGGCCATCCCGGACGGGCCGACGACCGCGCTGATGCGCGAGGTCGCCGAACAGCACGGCGTGGTGCTGATCGTGCCGATGTACGAGCAGGAGCAGCCCGGCGTCTACTACAACACCGCCGCGGTGATCGACGCCGACGGCACCTACCTCGGCAAGCACCGGAAGAACCACATCCCGCAGGTGAAAGGGTTCTGGGAGAAGTTCTACTTCCGGCCGGGAAACCTCGGCTACCCGGTGTTCGACACCGCCGTGGGGCGCATCGGCGTCTACATCTGCTACGAGCGGCACTTCCCCGAGGGCTGGCGGGCGCTCGGCCTGGCCGGCGCGAAGATCGTTTTCAACCCGTCGGCGACCAGCCGCGGCCTGTCGGAGTACCTGTGGCGGCTGGAGCAGCCCGCGGCCGCGGTCGCCAACGAGTACTACGTCGGCGCGATCAACCGGGTCGGCGTGGAACCGTTGGGCGACAACGACTTCTACGGCCAGTCGTACTTCGTGGACCCGCGCGGGCAACTGGTCGGCGACGCGGCGTCGGACAGCGAGGCGGAGGTCGTCGTCCGCGACCTGGACATGGACAAGCTGGCCGAGGTCCGTGACCTGTGGGCCTTCTACCGCGACCGCCGTCCCGACACGTACGAATCGCTGGTGAAGCCGTGA
- the hydA gene encoding dihydropyrimidinase: MSIVIRNGTIVNATGAHPADVLVEGERIAALAAPDSGLAEQWASGAERVIDATGKYVVPGGIDGHTHMEMPFGGTFSADNFETGTIAAAWGGTTTIVDFAVQGKGTSVLSALDKWHSKADGNCAIDYGFHMIISDVNDTSLKEMDACIDAGVNTFKMFMAYPGVFYATDGEILRAMQKARDTGSMIMMHAENGIAIDQLVLQALANGQTDPVQHGLTRPPELEGEATSRAIALAKVTGSPLYIVHLSAAHALDAVTQARDTGQNVFAETCPQYLYLSLEDLAKPDFEGAKYVASPPLRPKEHQAELWRGLRTNDLSLVSTDHCPFCFKDQKELGRGDFSKIPNGMPGVEHRMDLLYQGVVKGEITLPRWVEISSTTPARMFGLYPRKGVIAPGADADITVYDPTAQQTISASTHHMNVDYSAYEGMELTGKVSTVLSRGRVVVDDNAFHGAAGHGRFLKRDLSQYLVSTTRL, from the coding sequence GTGAGCATCGTCATCCGCAACGGAACAATCGTCAACGCCACCGGGGCGCACCCGGCGGACGTGCTGGTCGAGGGCGAGCGGATAGCGGCGCTCGCCGCGCCCGACTCGGGTCTGGCCGAGCAGTGGGCGTCCGGTGCCGAGCGCGTGATCGACGCCACCGGGAAGTACGTAGTGCCGGGCGGCATCGACGGCCACACCCACATGGAGATGCCGTTCGGCGGCACGTTCTCGGCGGACAACTTCGAGACCGGGACAATCGCGGCAGCCTGGGGCGGCACGACGACCATCGTCGACTTCGCCGTACAGGGCAAGGGCACGTCCGTGCTGTCCGCGCTGGACAAGTGGCACAGCAAGGCCGACGGCAACTGCGCGATCGACTACGGGTTCCACATGATCATCTCAGACGTCAACGACACGTCTCTGAAGGAGATGGACGCCTGCATCGACGCGGGCGTCAACACGTTCAAGATGTTCATGGCCTATCCGGGGGTCTTCTACGCCACCGACGGGGAGATCCTGCGGGCGATGCAGAAGGCCCGCGACACCGGGTCGATGATCATGATGCACGCGGAGAACGGCATCGCCATCGACCAGCTCGTCCTCCAGGCGCTGGCCAACGGTCAGACGGACCCGGTGCAGCACGGCCTGACCCGGCCGCCCGAGCTGGAGGGCGAGGCGACCTCGCGGGCGATCGCGCTGGCCAAGGTCACCGGCTCGCCGCTGTACATCGTGCACCTCTCCGCCGCGCACGCCCTGGACGCGGTCACCCAGGCGCGTGACACCGGGCAGAACGTGTTCGCCGAGACCTGCCCGCAGTACCTGTACCTGTCGCTGGAGGATCTGGCCAAGCCCGACTTCGAGGGCGCGAAGTACGTCGCCTCTCCCCCACTGCGCCCCAAGGAGCACCAGGCGGAACTGTGGCGGGGCCTGCGCACCAACGACCTGTCGCTGGTGTCCACCGACCACTGCCCCTTCTGCTTCAAGGACCAGAAGGAGCTGGGCCGGGGAGACTTCTCCAAGATCCCGAACGGGATGCCCGGCGTCGAGCATCGGATGGACCTGCTCTATCAGGGCGTCGTGAAAGGCGAGATCACCCTGCCGCGCTGGGTGGAGATCAGCTCGACCACGCCCGCCAGGATGTTCGGGCTCTACCCGCGCAAGGGCGTCATCGCGCCGGGCGCCGACGCGGACATCACCGTGTACGACCCGACGGCCCAGCAGACCATCTCGGCCAGCACCCACCACATGAACGTGGACTATTCCGCGTACGAGGGCATGGAGCTGACCGGAAAGGTCTCCACCGTGCTGTCCCGTGGCCGGGTCGTGGTCGACGACAACGCCTTCCACGGCGCGGCCGGGCACGGCAGGTTCCTGAAGCGCGATCTCAGTCAATACCTGGTGTCAACTACCCGCCTATGA
- a CDS encoding RNA-guided endonuclease InsQ/TnpB family protein has protein sequence MKLVVQVKLLPTSGQASALEATLRACNTAASDVAAVARETGVYRNYDLRKQVYAGIKADYALGAQAAQHVIKKVSDAYATLKANLRAGTYGKPGSKRRRKVETNPIGFRWNAAQPYDARMLSWQADARTVSIWTTHGRLKGVAYTGSADQLKAIATSKTGESDLIFRDGMWFLYATVEVCEPELIEPFGFLGVDMGIANIAYDSDGTRYAGDQLNGYRRRQLRLRKRLQKKGTKSARRLLARRNKKEGRHAGNVNHCIAKTIVTEAVRTGRGIAVEELTGIRERVRLCKPQRVTLHSWSFHQLGSFLDYKARRAGVPLVQVDPRYTSQTCNGCGHRDKRNRPDQETFHCRSCGVVAHADHNAALNIAQRGVEGWGAVNRPHAASPCIQ, from the coding sequence GTGAAGCTGGTCGTGCAGGTGAAGCTGCTGCCGACGTCCGGGCAGGCGTCGGCGTTGGAGGCGACCCTGCGCGCGTGCAACACGGCGGCGTCCGACGTGGCGGCCGTGGCCCGGGAGACCGGGGTGTACCGGAACTACGACCTGCGTAAGCAGGTCTACGCCGGTATCAAGGCTGACTACGCCCTGGGTGCCCAGGCGGCCCAGCATGTGATCAAGAAGGTCTCCGACGCCTACGCCACCTTGAAGGCGAACCTGCGGGCTGGCACCTACGGCAAGCCCGGCTCGAAGCGGCGCCGGAAGGTGGAGACCAATCCGATCGGGTTCCGCTGGAACGCGGCCCAGCCCTATGACGCCCGGATGCTGTCCTGGCAGGCCGATGCCCGGACCGTGTCCATCTGGACCACGCACGGCCGGCTCAAGGGCGTCGCCTATACCGGGTCCGCCGACCAGCTCAAGGCGATCGCCACCAGCAAGACCGGCGAGTCGGACCTGATCTTCCGGGACGGCATGTGGTTCCTGTACGCCACCGTCGAGGTGTGCGAACCTGAACTGATCGAACCGTTCGGCTTCCTCGGCGTGGACATGGGCATCGCTAACATCGCCTACGACTCCGACGGCACTCGCTACGCGGGCGACCAGCTCAACGGCTACCGCCGGCGGCAGCTGCGGTTGCGCAAGCGGTTGCAGAAGAAGGGCACCAAGTCGGCCCGACGGCTGCTGGCACGGCGCAACAAGAAGGAAGGGCGGCACGCCGGGAACGTCAACCACTGCATCGCCAAGACCATCGTGACCGAGGCTGTACGCACCGGTCGCGGCATCGCCGTCGAAGAACTGACGGGGATCCGCGAACGGGTCCGGCTCTGCAAGCCCCAACGGGTCACACTGCACTCGTGGTCGTTTCACCAGCTCGGCAGCTTCCTGGACTACAAGGCCCGCCGAGCAGGTGTACCGCTGGTCCAGGTCGACCCGCGGTACACCTCCCAGACCTGCAACGGCTGCGGGCACCGCGACAAGCGGAACCGGCCGGACCAGGAAACCTTCCACTGTCGGTCGTGCGGGGTCGTTGCCCACGCCGATCACAATGCGGCGCTCAACATCGCCCAGCGCGGCGTCGAGGGCTGGGGCGCAGTCAACCGTCCGCACGCGGCATCACCCTGCATCCAGTAG
- a CDS encoding TIGR03842 family LLM class F420-dependent oxidoreductase translates to MDFGVVLQTDPPARDVVAGLTAAEDNGFRYGWTFDSCVLWQEPFVIYSQVLAATKHLIVGPMVTNPSTRDWSVTASLFATLNDMFGNRTVCGIGRGDSARRVIGQPPASLATLKEAMHVIKELAEGNEVEHHGTPVRIPWVRDGRLEIWMAAYGPKALRLVGEQADGFILQTADPDIARWTIGSVRDAATAAGRDPDSITMCVAAPAYVGTDLAHQRDQLRWFGGMVGNHVADLVARYGDSGVVPKALTDYIRGRAGYDYAHHGRAGNPSTDFVPDEIVDRFCLVGPESAHVDRLQELKEIGVHNFALYLMHDDKEKTLSSYGKNVITQV, encoded by the coding sequence ATGGACTTCGGTGTCGTACTTCAGACCGACCCGCCGGCGCGCGACGTCGTGGCCGGCCTCACCGCCGCCGAGGACAACGGGTTCCGCTACGGGTGGACGTTTGACTCCTGCGTGCTGTGGCAGGAGCCGTTCGTCATCTACTCGCAGGTCCTCGCCGCAACCAAGCACCTGATCGTCGGGCCGATGGTGACCAACCCGAGCACCCGCGACTGGTCGGTCACCGCGTCGCTCTTCGCCACGCTCAACGACATGTTCGGCAACCGCACGGTGTGCGGGATCGGCCGCGGCGACTCGGCCCGGCGGGTCATCGGCCAGCCGCCGGCGAGCCTGGCCACGCTGAAAGAAGCGATGCACGTCATCAAGGAGCTGGCCGAAGGCAACGAGGTCGAACACCACGGCACGCCGGTGCGCATCCCGTGGGTGCGGGACGGCCGGCTGGAGATCTGGATGGCCGCCTACGGCCCGAAAGCGCTGCGGCTGGTCGGCGAGCAGGCCGACGGCTTCATCCTGCAGACGGCCGATCCCGACATCGCCCGCTGGACGATCGGCTCGGTACGCGATGCGGCCACCGCAGCAGGTCGAGATCCCGACTCGATCACGATGTGCGTGGCCGCACCCGCCTACGTGGGCACCGACCTCGCGCACCAACGGGACCAGCTGCGTTGGTTCGGCGGCATGGTCGGCAACCACGTGGCCGACCTGGTCGCCCGCTACGGCGACTCGGGAGTCGTGCCGAAGGCCCTGACCGACTACATCAGGGGCCGCGCAGGCTACGACTACGCCCACCACGGCCGCGCCGGCAATCCGTCCACCGACTTCGTGCCCGATGAGATCGTCGACCGGTTCTGCCTCGTCGGCCCCGAGTCAGCCCACGTCGACCGGCTGCAGGAGCTCAAGGAGATCGGAGTGCACAACTTCGCCCTCTACCTCATGCATGACGACAAGGAGAAGACCCTCTCCTCGTACGGCAAGAACGTCATCACGCAGGTCTGA
- a CDS encoding cytochrome b produces the protein MITDRLARALDDRLRLSPITRRALVKVFPDHWSFMLGEIALYSFIALILTGVYLTFFFDASSADRVYRGAYAPLDGATTSAAYASTVRLSWDVRAGLLIRQTHHWAALVFVAAIVLHLARIFFTGAFRKPRELNWLIGVTMLTLALANGFTGYSLPDDLLSGLGLRIITSVVESIPLLGAWLVSLALGGEFPSDEMIPRMFVAHVLLVPAVLVALVSLHMGILVRQKHSQFPGPGRTEHNVVGSRLWPSYTLRTLALFAWVLAVLFALGGLIQINPVWLYGPFEPAQSTAPAQPDWYVAWGDGALRLFPPLEFRVAGHLVPAPFFPGVVLGGLTFLVLYAWPFVERLLTGDRRQHHLLDRPRDHPVRMGIGVAALTFYAVLTVAAGDDIIARLLRVPIYDLLSMFQVLVLVLPILAGALAFLTARALHRGGAAGVGELTRADLRRAAHRSPHPPEGEGEPETPAPDRPGERIELWPEGDLWHWRYRDEARHLVIGGNRALRSKEEAISASRLAYPGVDRVVVPGPPPAPPPGPIRAALRRWGRAAAVGSLLLAALVEKRRDRRERERVDGPTPPEPAEEAPTGDGRT, from the coding sequence ATGATCACCGACCGGCTGGCCCGGGCCCTGGACGACCGGCTACGGCTCTCGCCGATCACCCGCCGGGCGCTGGTGAAGGTCTTTCCCGACCACTGGTCGTTCATGCTCGGCGAGATCGCGCTCTACTCGTTCATCGCGCTGATCCTCACCGGCGTCTACCTGACCTTCTTCTTCGACGCCAGCTCCGCCGACCGGGTCTACCGCGGTGCGTACGCCCCGCTGGACGGCGCCACCACCTCCGCGGCGTACGCCTCGACGGTGCGGCTCAGCTGGGACGTCCGGGCCGGCCTGCTGATCCGGCAGACCCACCACTGGGCCGCGCTGGTCTTCGTCGCGGCCATCGTGCTGCACCTGGCGCGGATCTTCTTCACCGGGGCGTTCCGCAAACCCCGTGAGCTCAACTGGCTGATCGGCGTGACCATGCTGACCCTCGCCCTGGCCAACGGCTTCACCGGCTACTCCCTGCCCGACGACCTGCTCTCCGGGCTGGGCCTGCGGATCATCACCTCGGTGGTGGAGTCGATCCCCCTGCTCGGGGCGTGGCTGGTTTCCCTGGCCCTGGGCGGGGAGTTCCCCTCCGACGAGATGATCCCCCGGATGTTCGTCGCCCACGTGCTGCTGGTGCCGGCCGTCCTCGTCGCCCTCGTGTCGCTGCACATGGGCATCCTGGTGCGGCAGAAGCACAGCCAGTTCCCCGGTCCGGGGCGAACCGAGCACAACGTCGTCGGCTCCCGGCTGTGGCCGAGCTACACCCTGCGCACGCTCGCCCTGTTCGCCTGGGTGCTGGCGGTACTGTTCGCCCTCGGCGGCCTGATCCAGATCAACCCGGTCTGGCTCTACGGGCCCTTCGAACCGGCCCAGTCCACCGCGCCGGCCCAGCCCGACTGGTACGTCGCCTGGGGTGATGGGGCCCTGCGGCTGTTCCCGCCGCTGGAGTTCCGCGTCGCCGGGCATCTGGTGCCCGCGCCGTTCTTCCCCGGCGTGGTGCTCGGCGGGTTGACCTTCCTCGTCCTCTACGCGTGGCCGTTCGTCGAACGGCTGCTGACCGGCGATCGCCGGCAGCACCACCTGCTCGACCGGCCCCGCGACCATCCCGTCCGGATGGGCATCGGTGTGGCCGCGCTGACTTTCTACGCGGTACTCACGGTGGCGGCCGGCGACGACATCATCGCCCGTCTGCTGCGGGTGCCGATCTACGACCTGCTGTCGATGTTCCAGGTGCTGGTGCTCGTCCTGCCGATCCTGGCCGGGGCGCTCGCCTTCCTGACCGCGCGGGCGCTGCACCGCGGCGGCGCAGCCGGCGTCGGCGAACTCACCCGTGCGGACCTGCGGCGGGCCGCCCACCGCTCGCCTCACCCGCCCGAGGGCGAGGGTGAACCGGAAACACCCGCCCCGGACAGGCCGGGGGAGCGAATCGAGCTGTGGCCGGAGGGCGACCTGTGGCATTGGCGATACCGCGACGAGGCCCGGCACCTCGTCATCGGCGGGAACCGGGCCCTGCGCTCGAAGGAGGAAGCGATCTCGGCCTCCCGGCTCGCGTACCCGGGGGTCGACCGGGTGGTGGTGCCCGGACCGCCGCCGGCGCCACCGCCCGGGCCGATCCGCGCCGCCCTGCGCCGTTGGGGCCGGGCGGCGGCCGTCGGGTCGCTGCTGCTCGCAGCCCTCGTCGAGAAACGGCGGGACCGCCGGGAGCGGGAACGGGTGGACGGCCCGACGCCGCCGGAGCCGGCGGAAGAGGCGCCGACCGGGGATGGGCGGACATGA